Below is a genomic region from Thermoflexus sp..
GGCCGAGACGAAACGGTGCGCGTGTATTTGTTCGGCAACAGGGCGGCTATGGGGACGGCTTCCTCTCCGTGTTTCCCCGGGACGATGACCATTGCTGCGGGGGCGTAATCGGATATCAGCTCGCGGCACATCCCGCACGGAGGCACAACCTCTCCATGGCGATTCACCGCCACGATGGACTCGATGTCTGTATCGCCCGCAGCCGCCGCCATGCCGATGGCGATCGCTTCGGCGCAAACGGCGATACGGCCCACGGTGGCCTCCAGATGGACCGCCGAGAAGATCTTCCCCGAGCGCGTCCGCAACGCACAGCCGACGTGATGCCGCCCTTGTTGAAAGCGCAGCGCGATGATCCGCCGCGCTGCTTCGATCAAAGCCCGGTCATCCTCGGATAGCGGCGTGGCCACCAGAACCTCCTCTGAAATGCCCTAAGACAAACACGAAAGGGCAGGACATCCACCAGCCCATGGAGTCTTCATGCTCCAACGCTCGGCCGGATGCCCTGCCCCTGGGATCCCTGGAGCCGTCAGGCGGTCCGCTGCCCTGG
It encodes:
- a CDS encoding cytidine deaminase, giving the protein MATPLSEDDRALIEAARRIIALRFQQGRHHVGCALRTRSGKIFSAVHLEATVGRIAVCAEAIAIGMAAAAGDTDIESIVAVNRHGEVVPPCGMCRELISDYAPAAMVIVPGKHGEEAVPIAALLPNKYTRTVSSRPPNAPSGSPFPGR